Proteins from one Sphingopyxis terrae subsp. terrae NBRC 15098 genomic window:
- a CDS encoding cytochrome P450, translated as MNAPTTIEWSERRFGPETAHWMPRNAETALDHIPGDDGIPVLGTTLAQLKDPVGFTNRMVAQHGKVYRAKSFGGRGVSLVGPEANELVLFDREKIFSSEQGWGPVLNLLFPRGLMLMDFEKHRADRKTLSVAFKPEPMRHYAGALNEGIGSRIGAWSGKSFKFYPAIKQLTLDLAATSFLGIPWGPEAERINKAFVDMVQASIGIIRVPMPFTAMGRGVAGRKFLVDYFTRLVPERRASEGEDIFTQICHAKDDDGEYLSVEAIVDHMNFLMMAAHDTITSSITSLVWLLARHPEWQDRLRDEMLSVAPAGEGVGHNSLGELELTEMAFKEALRLIPPVPAIPRRALRDFEFGGYHIPAGTNVGINPSYTHMMAEYWPDPERFDPLRFAPEAVRGRHKYAWVPFGGGAHMCLGLHFAYMQAKIFFHHVLTTHRIRIADGYAPDWHMWPIPRPKDGLTVTFDPL; from the coding sequence ATGAATGCCCCCACGACGATCGAATGGTCGGAACGCCGCTTCGGACCCGAGACCGCGCACTGGATGCCGCGTAACGCGGAGACCGCGCTCGATCATATTCCCGGCGACGACGGGATTCCCGTGCTCGGCACGACGCTGGCGCAGCTCAAGGATCCGGTCGGCTTCACCAACCGCATGGTCGCGCAGCACGGCAAGGTCTATCGCGCCAAAAGCTTCGGCGGCCGCGGCGTGTCGCTCGTCGGGCCCGAAGCGAACGAGCTTGTCCTGTTCGATCGCGAAAAGATCTTCTCGTCCGAACAGGGGTGGGGGCCGGTGCTCAACCTCCTGTTCCCGCGCGGCTTGATGCTGATGGACTTCGAAAAGCATCGCGCCGACCGCAAGACGCTGTCGGTCGCCTTCAAGCCCGAACCGATGCGGCATTATGCCGGCGCACTGAACGAGGGTATCGGCAGCCGCATCGGCGCATGGAGCGGCAAGAGCTTCAAATTCTATCCGGCGATCAAACAGCTGACGCTCGACCTGGCCGCGACGAGCTTTCTCGGCATCCCCTGGGGGCCGGAGGCGGAACGGATCAACAAGGCGTTCGTCGACATGGTGCAGGCGTCGATCGGCATCATACGCGTGCCGATGCCCTTCACCGCCATGGGCCGCGGGGTCGCCGGGCGCAAATTCCTCGTCGATTATTTCACGCGACTGGTGCCCGAACGCCGGGCATCGGAAGGCGAGGATATTTTCACCCAAATCTGTCACGCCAAGGACGATGACGGCGAATATCTCAGCGTCGAGGCGATCGTCGACCACATGAACTTCCTGATGATGGCGGCGCATGACACCATCACCAGTTCGATCACCTCGCTCGTCTGGCTGCTCGCCCGGCATCCCGAATGGCAGGACCGGCTGCGCGACGAAATGCTGTCCGTCGCGCCGGCGGGCGAGGGTGTAGGGCACAACAGCCTCGGCGAGCTTGAACTGACCGAAATGGCGTTCAAGGAAGCGTTGCGACTGATCCCGCCGGTGCCCGCCATCCCGCGCCGCGCGCTCCGGGATTTCGAATTCGGCGGCTACCATATTCCCGCCGGCACCAATGTCGGGATCAACCCGAGCTATACGCATATGATGGCCGAATATTGGCCGGACCCCGAACGCTTCGACCCGCTGCGCTTCGCGCCCGAAGCGGTGCGGGGTCGCCACAAATATGCATGGGTTCCTTTCGGCGGCGGCGCGCATATGTGTCTGGGGCTGCACTTCGCCTATATGCAGGCGAAAATCTTCTTCCACCATGTGCTGACGACGCATCGCATCCGTATCGCCGACGGCTATGCCCCCGACTGGCACATGTGGCCGATCCCGCGCCCGAAAGACGGGCTGACGGTCACCTTCGACCCGCTCTGA
- a CDS encoding dicarboxylate/amino acid:cation symporter, translating to MTETKAPPGGDEEARAKQLQWRMLFGFVGGLIAGLAAHYGAAGAGWVDSATTYVTGPIGQIFLRLLFMLVIPLLVSALIVGVAEMGEMRALKSVGIRTLLYTVVVSSIAVAISLLLVNLIQPGAGVDPALARNLIAEGAEGARAITDRAGEAKLGMDALVAIVPSNFIGAMSENDVLAVMFFALFFGIGLMLVRTPQTAALKTAIEGVFEVSMKLIGLVIRLAPIAIFCFMFNLAAQFGWDLMVRLSAYVGVVLLALGLQMFIVFPVMLRLLANKSPTAFFRQTQEAFVMAFATSSSNATLPTALRVAHDRLRLPDQVARFVLTLGATANQNGTAMFEGVTVIFLAQFFGIDLTLQQQLMVMLVCILGGIGTAGVPAGSLPVIALILASVGVPPEGIGLVLGVDRFLDMCRTTLNVIGDLVAATVVSAGTKDEARPSPA from the coding sequence ATGACCGAAACCAAAGCCCCGCCCGGCGGGGATGAGGAGGCGCGCGCCAAGCAATTGCAATGGCGTATGCTGTTCGGTTTCGTCGGTGGCCTGATTGCCGGACTTGCCGCCCATTATGGTGCGGCGGGCGCCGGCTGGGTCGACAGTGCAACGACTTACGTCACCGGTCCGATCGGCCAGATTTTCCTGCGCCTGCTGTTCATGCTCGTGATCCCGCTGCTGGTGTCGGCGCTGATCGTTGGTGTCGCCGAAATGGGCGAGATGCGGGCGTTGAAATCGGTGGGCATCCGGACGCTGCTCTACACGGTCGTCGTCTCGTCGATTGCCGTCGCGATCAGCCTGCTGCTCGTCAATCTAATCCAGCCCGGGGCGGGGGTCGATCCGGCGCTGGCCCGGAATCTGATCGCCGAGGGCGCCGAAGGCGCCAGGGCGATTACCGACCGCGCGGGCGAGGCGAAGTTGGGGATGGATGCGCTCGTTGCGATCGTGCCGAGCAATTTCATCGGCGCGATGAGCGAGAATGATGTGCTCGCCGTGATGTTCTTCGCACTCTTTTTCGGTATTGGCCTGATGCTCGTCCGGACGCCGCAGACGGCGGCCCTCAAGACCGCGATCGAGGGCGTGTTCGAAGTGTCGATGAAGCTGATCGGCCTCGTCATCCGGCTCGCACCGATCGCCATCTTCTGTTTCATGTTCAATCTTGCCGCCCAGTTCGGCTGGGATCTGATGGTGCGCCTGTCGGCTTATGTCGGGGTCGTGCTGCTGGCGCTCGGGCTCCAGATGTTCATCGTCTTTCCGGTGATGTTGCGGCTGCTTGCGAACAAGTCGCCGACGGCCTTCTTCCGTCAGACGCAGGAAGCGTTCGTGATGGCGTTCGCGACATCGTCGTCGAACGCGACGCTGCCCACCGCGCTGCGCGTTGCGCACGACCGGCTGCGCCTGCCCGACCAAGTGGCGCGCTTCGTGCTGACGCTCGGCGCTACCGCAAACCAGAACGGCACCGCCATGTTCGAAGGCGTGACCGTGATCTTTCTTGCGCAATTCTTCGGCATCGACCTGACACTTCAGCAGCAGCTGATGGTGATGCTCGTCTGCATCCTCGGCGGTATCGGCACCGCGGGGGTACCGGCGGGGTCGCTGCCGGTGATCGCGCTCATCCTCGCCTCGGTCGGGGTGCCGCCCGAAGGGATCGGCCTCGTGCTCGGCGTGGACCGCTTCCTCGACATGTGCCGCACGACGCTCAACGTGATCGGCGACCTCGTTGCGGCGACCGTGGTGTCGGCGGGCACGAAGGACGAAGCGCGGCCATCACCCGCCTGA